TGTAGATGTAAAGATAGCCTACGAATGGGAATCGGAATCGAGAGAATCATCTAGCAAGGCTGCCTAAATGCTTCCACACATGTTGATGATGCCTCATAAGTATATTTGTGATTGAAGAGTTGTTGCATGTTTAGAGAATTTAATTTCGTAAAGACGGTTGTCTTCGCTTTGGTTGCACTTGCTTGCGTAGGCATGTGGGGTTGTTGGAGAGAAGATGTCGAAGATGTGTCTTGGCCTCGTTTGATTGGCTATTCAGGTGATTCTCTTGCTGTGTATGTGGTTGAAAAAAAGGAGGAGACCTGCGAACATAAGCCTCTTGGCGCGGATTGTTCTACCCGGGAAAAAGGAACTCGAATTGTTGTGAACAATTTCTACACAGGGGAAAATGTTTGGAAAAGCAGCAAAATTGACGATAAGTACGTTGTAGATGTCTATGACTTGGTTGACGATTCTACGATTGTGGAGTTCAATAAGAAGAATAGCAAGTTTTATAAATGGACTCTAGGTAAAGGGTACGAAAAATTAGGCGCTTTTCTGTGGTCTGGATGCTATGCAAACGAGAATGTTAAGGCCATTCGTCCGTGGGGTGAAGGAAAATGGCGACTTGTGGGTGGAAATGCTGAATGTGCGTATGCTATTGTTGATGTTGAGAATAAAGAAATTACTGGATTTAAAAAGCTGGATGAATTTGCAGAAGGCTGTTCTGATTTGTGGATGCACGAAGGTGTTAAGTATTGTGTAGGATTACTTGAGAAGGATACTATTATTTCTTACTATGAAAGATCTTTGGCTGGATACTTTTTTAGGACTGAACTTGGCGTAACAGATTCTTTGTGGAATACGGAAATAGATTGTTTGCCTTTAAACTATGCTCCTGGTATAGTTTATAAAAATTCCTTTTTGTATGCTGGCAATTATTTGTTCTCTGTAAATTATGAAAAGCGTAAGTTGAATTGCTTGCCAAAGGAGTGATAAAATGAGAAGAACCAATGGAGGTTCTCTCGATACAACTTGGCGCTTATTCATGGAGAATATGCGCTAAAAAAGAGACCTCGGTTCTTGCGAGTCGAGGTCTTTTAAGTTTTGATGCTAGATTTCCGCCTTCGCGGGAATGACGTCCAGTGAGGGACTCTCGCGATTTTTAGCGCTTTCTTAAAAGCATTTGCGCGACCTTCGACCGCGCCAATGGCTTTCGAAAACTAGCGCTTTCTTGCAGCCATTTCTTTCTTCAGGATATCCATGACGGGGCCGATTTCGGCGGGAGCCTTGAAGATGGGGTTGGCGTACTTGCTCTGGATGCCTTCAAGCTTCTGTTCGTGGTAGCCCACCTTGAATTCGGTGAACTTCAGGCCGTGAGCTGTGCTGATGACCACCACGTCTTCGTCCTTGTCGATCTTGCCTGCAGCGCAGAGCTTTTCAAGAGCGCCAAGGGCCACGCCGGTGTGGGGGCAGCAGTAGAGACCGATGCGGTCGCCGCGGTGTGCTGCATTTGCCAGTTCTTCTTCAGAGACGCTGACCACCATGCCGTTGGTCTTCTGGATAGCGCGAACTGCCTTGGGGTAGCTGACGGGGTTGCCGATCTGGATTGCAGAAGCGAGAGTCTTCTTGGCCTGCATGGGAACCAGCTGGTCGAAGCCGCGTTCGTAGGCCTGGTAGAAGGGGTTGGCGTTTTCGGCCTGGGCTACGATAATGCGGGGAATGCGGTCGATGAGGCCCATGGCCTTGCAGTCTTCGAAACCCTTGGCGAGAGCGGAAACGTTACCCAGGTTGCCGCCCGGAATAATCACGGTGTCGGGAACCTTCCAGCCCAGTTCCTGGCAAATTTCCGGAGAGATGGTCTTCTGACCTTCCACGCGGAGGCTGTTCATGGAGTTGGCGAGATAAATGCGGTTGTCCTTGGTGACTTCCTGAACGATCTTCATGCAACCGTCGAAGTCGGTGTCCAAGGCGAGAACGATGCTGCCGTTGGAGATGGGCTGGATCAGCTGAGCAACGCTGGTCTTGCCGGCGGGCAGGAACACGATAGAGGGAATGCCTGCCTTGGCGCAGTAAGCGGAAAGGGCTGCAGAAGTATCACCGGTAGAAGCGCAAGCGACGGCGTCAATCGGGTGAATGTTCTTCTTGATGATGTGGTTCACCTGGCTTACCAGAACGGTCATGCCCAGGTCCTTGAAGGAACCGGTGTGGGAGTTGCCGCAAAGCTTAACCTTGAGGCTCTTGATGCCCAGTTCCTTGGCGATGGGGGCTGCGTCAAACAGGGGGCTCCAGCCTTCGCGCATGGTGACGATGTCTTCCACCGGCATGTCGGGGAGAACCATTTCGCGCTTGCTCCAGATACCGCTCTGGTCAGCCGGTTCAAAGCTCATGCGGCGTTCGGCAAAAAGCTTCTTCCATTCTTCGGGGCTGCGTTCGGCCAGGGCCTTGCGGTCGTGTTCCACTTCCAAAAGGCTATTGTCTACCTTGGAACGGTAAATGACGTCGGTTACCGGGTAGGTATCGTCGCCGTTGATGTTTCTAAAATGAGCGTTAAACTTGGTCATAGTTTCCTCTAAAATTTTTACGGCGTAAAGTTAGAAAAAAGTGAAACGCAAATGGATGCGCTAATCTTGAATTGAGTCTATTATGAAATCACGGTAAGAAACACGAATGTCATGTTGTTAGATTAGTCTAATTTACTTGCTTAAATAACGAAAATAAGGTGTTTTCAAGTAATTTGGTTGTGTTAAACTTTCTATATTAGTGCCGGAAATTTTACAAAAAAGACTCGGGAGTTCTGAGTGAAGAAGAAAAAATTAGGTTTTTTGCTTGTATTGATGTCTCTGTTGACGTCTTGCTTGTTTGAGACGAGTGAGACCGGCATGGATAGCTGGGCCGATTCTAAAGGGATCCCCTCGAGCTACAAGGTTCATGCGGTTACTGTTAGCGATTTGAAGGCTTCCTCTGCAGAAGTCTTCCTGGATACGACTCCAAGGGCTTCTGATACCCGTATTCTTTTGGGAACAGCTTCGAATTTGAAGCATGAACTGGCTATGGACTTCGCGATAAAGGTGGATACCACTTTCATCAAGAAGATGAACGCATCTGATTCCTCCGGAGCTTATCTGTCCTTCAATTTGTTGAAGTCCCTTTATCGTGACAAGCGTTACCCTTCAGATTCCTTGGATGTTGATGAAGAGCTGGATTTGACTTTGAGCTGGAAGATTGAAACGAGTTCCAAGAAAAAATTTGCGGATAGTCTAAGTGAAGTGACGGATTCCATGTGGTATGCTTCATTGGCGGATTGGGAAGACGCATCTTCTGCCGATACGACCTTTAGCATTTCTCTCTCTAATTTTGCTGCAAGAAAGGATTCCACCGTATTTATTGAATTGCCGAATGCGTTACTATCGGAACTGAGGGAGCTGAAGCGATTCTCCCGTGTCCAGCTGAAGCTTTCCTTGCCTAATGCCACAAGGGCTTACCGTTTCTACGGTGAAGATACGGATTATCCGCCTTATTTGAATTTCTGGCGTAAAAATGTGGATAGCGATTCCATTTACTATTCTAGAAGAATTCCCAGTCGTTTAGCAGACGTGATTGCCAACGAGGAAGATTGCAAGGAATGCCTGGTTCTCCATGGTGGTGTTTTTGACTCTCTGGTGGTGGAACTTCCTCCTGAACCCATCCTGAAGGCCCTGTCTGATTTTTACGGTGATGATTTCCCTGTGACGGAAGATGAAAAGTTTGACGTTCGTCAGTACGTGATTCTGGCTCAGCTGACGATGGCTCGTGATGATTCCAAGGGTAATCAGGAATTTGGACTGCCTATTCAGGTTGTGGTCGGCTCTTATGTTGACAGTGTTGGTAAGGCTGTCCGCAAGATGGAAAATTACCGACTGAATGATAGCCTGATTGTTCAGGAAGGTCATCCCAATTTGATTTTCCATGATGGAGATTCCCTGTCCGTTCAGCTGACTTATGGCTTACGTGACTTTATCAATCGTGCCCGTGATGGCCGTAGCGTGAAATTTATGATGCGTATTGGTTATCCGTTCCTGCAGGAAAAGATGACTTCCTATCAGGATACGATTGTCGAAATTAAGGGCGAAGATGGAAAGACTTCCTACGATACCATTCCTAGGTTCCTGCCTCATTTCGACTATGCTCGATATGATTTCTCCTCGATTCTGGAAAATTCCATGACGCTTAAGATTTGGGTTGCATCCAAGAGAAGCAAGGAGGAGGACTAATGATGAAGAAAATTTTAAGTGCTCTTGCCGTTGTTTCTGGTCTGTCTTTCGGTTCTACCATTGGCCTAGACGCTCTAGGCGAAGAACATGTTCTTGGTGGAACGGCTTCTGCTGCAGGCCGAGGCTTTTCCGGTAATGCAAAGACTGGGGATGCAGAAGGTCTTTCCGTGCTGAACCCGGCTCGTCTTGCTTTTGATAAGAAAGTGGTGTTTAACTTGAACTTCCTTATTGAAACTGATCTGGCGTCCGATGATGGTGAAGATTTTGCTACTGCTAGTGTGTCCCTGCCTTCATTTAACCTGTCCTTCCCGATGGGTGACTTTGGCGCAATGGGTCTTTCCCTGTGGCAACACTACGCATCCTCCATTAATGATGAGTCCGATAGCGAATCCAAGATGAAGGTGGAATATGCGGGTAGTGTTTATGAACTTGTCCCCACATACGCAATTCGCTTGCCGGTTTTGAGGTCTTTCTCTTTGGGTGTATCCGGCCATTATGTCTTGGGAAGCAACTATCGATCCATTTCCTTGCGGAGGAATACTTCCGAATTGGACTCCATTGATGTATGGGGTGCCGCGGATTATACCCTTTCGGATTATGTAAGCGGTACTTGGGAGATTAAGGATCATCCCATGTACTATACCGCAGCCCTTCAGTATCGCGGTAAGAACGCTTCCTATTATTTCTCCTATACAACGGGCTATACTTTAAAGAATGACTTGAAGTACGATCTTCGCATCAGTGAACTGGATTCTCTGGAGACCACTCGCGAAACTCGTCTGATTGATATTCCTGCCATGTTTGCAACTGGTGTTAACTATCGCTTCAACAAGAAGCATAATGTGATGCTTGATTTGAATTGGCGCTCCTGGGATAGCGATGTGGAAAACATTGCAGGAAGCTGGGAAATGCCCGGTGTTACCAAGACTCAGAGTGACTTTATGGTATCTCTGGGCTACCAGTGTGATGGTAGCGGATTGTTCTACGATCCGTACTGGAAACAGATTAACTATCGTACCGGTGCCTGGTATAGGAATTGGTATATCGAGGATGTTTATGAAGTCGGCGGCTCTATTGGTGCTGGATTCCCCTTGGGTCGTAAGGGAACGACCGTGGATGTGGCTCTACAGGGTGGCATGAGATTTGCTGATACGAATCAGGAATGGGATGAAGCGTTCTTCGCCATCCGTATCGGTCTCACAGGGATTGGTTCCTGGGGCCAACGTCGATAGGATTAGGATTTTTTAAGGAGGCTGAAAATGGCAGCTAAGAAAGAAACTGAAATAAAAGAAAAGAAGGTAGCCGCAGTCGCTAAGGGTACGACTAAGGCTGCTGTAAAGGCAAAGCCTGCTGTAGCAGAAAAACCTGCTAAGGAAGTGAAGGCTAAGGCTGAAAAGGTGGAGAAGGCTCCTGCTAAGGCTAAGGCCGCCGCAAAGTCCGCTCCTAAGGCCGCTGCAGCAAAGGTTGCTGAACCTGCTGAAAAGAAGCCTGCAGCAAAGAAAACTGCTGCAAAGACTGCAACCAAGGCTCCTGCCAAGGCAAAGTCCGCAGCAAAGACCTCCACTAAGGCTGCTGCAGCAAAGGCAACTCCTAAGGCTAAGGAAGCGGAAGTCAAGGTTTCTACCGAAGAAACCATTTCCGCTCTTGCACAGTCCTTCGATGCAGAATACTTGGTTCTTATGCAGAAGGATCCTAACTGGATGCATGCCTTCTGGGAAGTTTCTGAAAATCGCATTAAGCAGGCTAAGAAGGGCAAGAAGAAGTTGGTGCTTCGCTTGTTCGATATTGCATCTGACTTGACTGTTCAGCGCAACAAGAAAAAGCAGAAGTTCCGCGATATTGAAGTTCCTGCAGATGCTCGTAGCTGGTATGTGGAAAATACGGCTGGTCAGGCAGTGGTTGCTGTACTCGGTTCCGTTCAGGGTAAGAGCTTTGAACCCATTGTGGAATCTTCTCCTGTAGCAGTGTTTGACAAGAATGCCGCAGCTCCTGCAGCCGATGACGCTTTTGCAAAGGCTTCCCTGGGTGGGAACACTCTGGGCAACTTCATGAGCTCTGGCTTTACCAGCCAGACAGCTGAATCCTGGCTCAACAGCCTGGGTGGAAACTTTGGTAGCTCTTCTGAATCCATGTTCTCTGGCGCTCTCTCCAGTGCAGCCCTCCAGGCTCTCGGTAGCAACGCTATTGAAACAGCAAAGGATTCCGTCAACTATGGTAAGGATTTCTTCCTGTGGGTTAAGACCCGCCTCATCGTGTACGGTGGCACTCGTCCGGATGCCCATCTCCAGGTTCGTGGTGAAGATTTCCCGCTGAATCCGGATGGTACCTTCAGCTTTGAAGAAGACCTGCCGGATGTCACTAAGGTGATTCCCGTCTTTGCTACTGATAAGGACGGTGATTTCCCCACTACTATCGTACCTATCGTAGTAAAGCGCACTGAGTAAGCTAACTGTATGACCGCACCTGGTAAGATCCTTTTCCTGTTGCACGCACATCTGCCGTATGTGCATCATCCTGAACATAACCGGTTCTTTGAAGAGAACTGGTTATTTGAGGCTATTGCGGAAACCTACCTGCCATTGGTGCAGGCTATGCGTCGTCTGCTGGAAAAGGGTGTGCCGGGCGTTTTCAATTTAAGCGTTTCCGCGCCTCTCATTGAAATGCTGTCTGATGAAGGTCTCCAGAAAAAGTTTTCGGAGCATTTGCGTTATCAGATGTCCTTGATTGAGAAGGAAGTTCGTCAGAATGAAGGAAAACCTCAAGAATCACTTTCCAGATTCTATCTGGATCGTCAGAAAACTTTGATTGATACATGGGAACACAGAATCAATCATGACCTTCTTGGGGAATTCCTTGCACTTGAGAAAGCTGGCAAGCTAAATCTTCTTACCTGTGTGGGAACACATCCGTTCCTTCCTGCATACCAGAGCGATCCTGATTCTATCCGTATGCAGCTGGATGTAACGGTTCGTTGCTTTGAACGTGCTTTCGGCCGTAAACCCAAGGGAGTGTGGCTTCCTGAGTGCGGCTATTTTAACGGGTTAGACAAGTATCTGGCAGAATTTGGCCTCACGTATTTCTTCCTGGAAACTCATGGGGTCTTGCTAGCCAATCCTACTCCTAAGTATGGAGTCTTTACTCCTATGCGAACCAAACAGGGCTTGTTCTGCATGGGACGAGAACAGAAAAGCTCCATGGAAGTCTGGAGCCGCCGTACTGGTTATCCGGGCCATCCTGAATACCGTGAATTCTTTAAGGATATTTCCCAGGAACGTCCTAGGGATTATTTAGGCGAGTACTTCTTCTCTGGAGATACTCCCATCGATTCTGGTTTTAAGTATTACCGAATTACGGGCAGTGAGAATAAGGAACTGTATCGTCCTTGGAATGCCATGCGCCTGGCAAATGACCACGCCCACTTATTTGTGGTGAATCGTGAAGCCACGATTTCGGAATTGTTGGTTAAAATGGAAGGCAACAAGGCATGCGTGCTTTGTCCTTACGATGCAGAACTTTTTGGCCACTGGTGGTTTGAAGGCCCCTTGTTCCTTGAATCCCTTCTGGAACGTGCAGCCTCCTCAACGGTCCTTGAGTTTGCCGGTGCCGACGAAGTAATGACAGCTTCTGCGGATTCTGAAACTCATGAACCTGCGTTCTCTAGCTGGGGTGAAGGCGGTTTCGGTTCTGTGTGGATTAATGGTGAAACGGATCAGTATTATCCGCAGTCTTACCGTCTGCGTGCTATGATTCAGCATCTGAAATCTGTGAAGGACCGTATGGATCCATCCCTCAAGTCGGCAACATTGATGACTCGCTATATTAAGCAGATGGAACGTGAACTGATGCTGTTCCAGTCTTCTGACTGGGCTTTCATGATCCATAATCATTCTGCTGAAGGTTATGCAAAGCGTCGCCTCGATGACCATTACCATAATGGCCATGCCTTGTTTGCTGAAGCTTGCAAGTCCATCTTGAAAAATTCAGACAAGCCTAGTGCCAACTCAATTCTTCCGGAATTGGAAAAGAACAACAGTATCTTTAGCTGGCTTTAAAGCGTTTTTTAAGCTTAGTAAATCACGATAAAATCTTTGGTCTTTCCGCTGCTACCTGCTCTGAAACGGTAGACTCCGGGGACCATTAATTTTTTTACCTGACTCTCATCCATACAGAACGTTTGGGTGTTATAGCGTTCGCGGGTAATTAAATCTCCGCGTCGATTTCGGATTTCAATAAATTTCTTTGATTGGGGAAGAGGGGTGAAGCAAAGATCTCCACCTCTCCATGGTGTCGGATAAGCCCTAAGAGTTGGATCTGTTGGAACTGTGGGGAGAATGCTGTCATTCATTCTACTGAAAACCCAGATAATGGAATCCACGGAAGGATCCCTGTTCCAAACTTTATGAATGAAGTCTACGGCGTTTGTGGATTTAATGGGAAATATTTCTGATTTATTGGACTTGTATGCAATTGCACTGGCCCTGCCTTTGAAAAGACTCATATCAGGATATCCGCCATTATAGAAGTTGTAGGCATGCATATCTACTTGTGGCAAAAATGAATCCGTTTGGCTTTCGATAAAGGTGTGCTTGAATTCTGGCCAGCGATTTGCATCGGTGCTAATCCATAGGGAGGAATCCAGAAGAGAAGAACGTTTTCCTGCGAAGGATAGTTTTGTCACGAAATCATGGTAGAGACTATCTGCTGAAAGCTTGTTCTTTTGTGAATATTCTTGAAGCATTCGCCAAAAAGATTCGTTCGGTTCTTTTGAAAAACTTTCCCAGATGAATTTATCTGCATTCTTGGCTACATGGTTGTATAAATACAGGAAGAAAATACCTGCGCCATAATCTTCAAGCATTTGGTCTAGAGGGGTGCCTACAACCTTGGACATGGTGGGAAGATAGGTGAAGTAGTCGTCAATATCAGGAACGGAAACTTCTTCAACGCCAGAAGCGGATGCTTCAAACCAGAAGGTCCAATATTTGGACAAATCCAGATAGCGCAGCTGCACTGCATGATAAAGTTCGTGGACGGCTGTTACCCGAATCCCGTTTTCCCACCGATCTGCGTAGGAGTAGCCAAATGCGTCGTTTTGCAGTTCCTGGTCGGCGATGTCATAAATGCATTTTTTGCCATTGACGTTTAATGTGTCCAGGGTGCTTCTATAACTGGGTGAATAACGGAAGTCGTTGTCTATGACAAGCGTGGTTCTTCCTTTGGAATAGTCCTCGGAAATGGTTACGCCATAGCAACCATGACAAGAACCGCCCAGGTACAAGTCCGTTGCCCTCATCAAATCGACATCGATCACTTCAACTGGATAAAGTCCTTCAGAAACTTCCATGCGATAATGAAAGGAAGTGTCGTTCCCTAAGGGTGGTAACATTCCCATTTTGGATGTGTGGAACTGGTAGGCGTATTCGACGGCTTTTGCCAGGGTGTCCACGAATGCTTCTGTAGTCTGATGGGGGCCTGTCAGGGTGTAGAATATCTGGAAGTGGTTTGTTTTCTGGGTAAGAACAGTGTCGTAGTAATCCGAAGAGGGGCAGGGGGTGTATGCTCTTTTGGCAACAGGCTTTTTAGAAACGAATTTGTTATCGCGGGCAGCGTGTAACTGTTGAATCGCGTGTGCTGTTCCGCAGGTTCGCGCAGAAACTTCCCCTACCCAAAAGAGGATGGTTAATGCAATTGCCAAAAGAGACAATTCATTTTTTAAAGACATCTCTAACCTCCTAAGATCCCTTCTTCCCTCAAGATCTTGCGAGCTCTTTCCTTGATTTCTTCAGGAAGGGTCAATGCCTTCTGGTGGTGAGGCTTTACTCGGGCGTCAATAATGAGGGGTGCCTCTGCAGTCCAGTGCTTGTTCGTTACTTGCTCGTTAAAGCCAAAGATGTCCTGGGCTGGATCGGAGCGGGTGAAGGTAAGCCAGAGAAAATCATTCAGGTTGTCTCCCTTGAGGGTGTCGTCTAGAACCGGCCTGCTGTCAATGAGAGATACAAGAGGATAGTTGTCCTTAAATTTCCATTGGGCGATGGCGCCTGCAAGTTTTTCCATCAGGGCTTTGCGTTCGTCGGCATTAAATGAGGGACCTTCCACGACAAGTACGCCTGCCATAGGTATGTATACCTTGGGAGTGTTGTTGCCCACTTTGAATTCTTCGGGAAGCTGCAAAGACTGAAGGTCTGTTACATCCTGTCGTAAATTGCGACGCTTGATGCCTGCGGCAGCCATGACCAGCTTGGAACCGTGATTCAGGCTACTGCCGGAATAATCCAGCGTGTCGATGGTTGTCGCCGTCTGGAAATGAAGATCCCGCTTGAAATCAATACGTTCCAGGATGTGTGCGAAAAATCCGGGTACGTCATTTACGTCGATTTTCTTGCCCGTTTCTATTTCGTCTTCCTTGGCGGCAATCAGCAGGTACTTGCTGAGACTTGCCTGGTTGAATCCGAGAAGTGCGTTAGCAGTCTTCAGGAGCTCCATAGGCTCGCGATCCTCGGGCTTTGCGTAGGGCAGAAAACGTTCGCTAGCAAGAGCTAGACAGAGGGGATGAACGCCTGCGGGATCTACTGCGTGAACAGCATGTAATCCCGGGATGGACGCTGGAACCATGGGCTTGGTAACCTGATGGATGAAACTCCCGAACAGGGTATCTTCCTGAGGAGGGCGTCCTACAACCGTAAAAGGATAGATGGCGTTCTTCTTGCAAAGAACTTTTTCGATCCGCATATACGGAAAGTTGTGCTTGTCGGAATAGTAGCCAATGTGATCGCCGAATGGGCCTTCCGGTTTCAGCTCCGGACCCACTTCACCCAGAATGCAGAAATCCGCATCGCTGGAAACAAGATATCCATTGTGGATAAAGTAATTGAACCTGCGGCCGCCCAGCATTCCTGCGAATACTAGTTCGGAAAGATTCTCGGGCATAGGCATCACTGCCGCTACGGTATGAGATGGAGGACCGCCAATAAAGACACTGACTTTCAGGGGGCGGCCTTCTTCAATAGCCTTCCGATGATGCCTTGCGATGTCGCGCTTGATCTGGTAATGGAGCCCGCATTCCTTGCCCTGCTGGTAGCTATTGCCGGACATCTGGACTCGGTACATGCCCACGTTGGTAGTCATGATGCTCGCCTTTTCACTCGGGCGTGTTGCCACCTGAGGAAGCGTTACAAAGGCTCCGCCATCCATAGGCCAGCTTTTCAGCTGCGGTAAATCCTGCAGGCTACATTCCTGAAAATCCCTGATGGAACCGCTTTTGCGGGGCAGAGAACAGATGCCTGCCTTGGCGGCGGTCAACAGTTTAAGCGGATTGGGATGCTTGAAAAATTCAACAGGATTGGACTTGAAGAGAACCGCTGTCTGGGTGCTCTTCATGCTTTTACGGAACAAAAACTTTAAACGATCTTCACTTCCAAAAATATTGCAAGCGGCACGGAAGGGGCTTCCCTTTACCTTCTCGAACAAGAGTGCTGGCCCATTTGCCTCAAAGACCTGGCGTGCAATCTCCGCCATCTCCAGATTGGGATCCACCTCTTGGTGGACGCGCTTCAGCATACCTGCTTTTTCTAAGTCCAGCAGTGCCTGTTCAAGGGTGTTGTACATGGTTTAACCGGCGGTAGCGGCGTTATCCAATGCTTCGAAGCTTTGAGTCTGCTTCTTGGATTCTACTGCCAGGATGATTTCTCGTGCGGCCTTTCTGCCGGCAATCGCATAAACGATGCCTGCCTTGTCCATCAGGTTTGCAAATTCGCTTTCGGTGAATTCGCTAAAGCCCTGGAAAGAGAACGTGTCGTTACAGGCTGTCAGATTGCCTTCGGAAGAGAACTGGTGGGTTGCGTTAAAGCCGCGGAAAGGCCCTTTATCCAGACGGACGGTGACCTTGTTCTCGCTAGATGCGGCAATAATGCCTGTCCAGGAAATTTTTTTGAATCCGGCTACTACGGTGTACTTAACGATTTCACCTGCATCCAAGGACTTAGGAAGCGTGTAGTAGACAATGGGATCTTTTACCATGGTCAAGCTCATGGGTGCAAAACGGAGCGTCTCCAGCACGTTTGCCAGAGAGTATTCCTGCCATGAAGTTTGACTGAACTGTACCATATGCGTAGAATATAGAAAAAGTTTGAACAGTAGTGGGTCTAGTCTTGTTCTTTTAGAACAATCTTGGATAGGGCCGCAAATGCTGTGTCAGGATTTGCGTCTACCCATTCCTTAGACAACTTTGTCTTGAGAAAACGACCTTCTACGGAATTGTACCAATGAACCACTCGGGTTTCGGGGAGAACAAGTTTATCTACCTTCTTGTGGGTTTCGTTCTTGAACCAGTGGGCGCTTACTTCAGGACCTAGAGGGTAGAAGTAAGGGGCAGGAACCACTTCCATGGAATCGCTGCTTGTGTTTCCTGTTACATTCTGCAGGAGGCGAGTCCCTAGTCGGAACCGTTTGAGACGTTCTTCCTCGGGCATGGTCTTGATATATTCAAATGCCTTGATGATGGTTTCGTTGCCGGGTTCCGCTCCAATGACAGCGTTGTTTACGGCTGCGGTAAACAGCCCTTCGAACGCACGGAATAACTTGTAGCCACCAGGCATTCTTGCGCAAAGTTCACGGAAGGCGAACTGCATCCCGCAGAAAGCCCAACGGAAGGGATTGATGCTCTTGAAAAGGCTTGCTGGAAGAGCCACGGGCTCTGTACCCACAAAGCCTCTCTGTTCCATCATTTCGCCAAAAGGCTTCACCATGATGATGTCTGTATCCAGATAGACTCCACCATACTTGAACAGCAATGCAAGGCGGAGCAGGTTTGCTCGGCTTGCGGGAGCGGTCAATGTGTGGAACAGTTTCCCGCAGAGTCCGTCGTCTCCAAGGCCTTCAAAGTGGCTGCCTGTCACGGGGATGGCTTCCAGTCCAGGGATATCCTTAATGAGATCCCAACCATCGCCTTCCTGTTTCAAACCTTCGTGAACAAGCCAAATGGATTGTGGCTTCTGGATGTTGTAGGCAGAACGAATGGCAAGTCCTCCGCTCCAGGGAAACTTAGGACCTAGCCAAATAAAGATGAGTCGATTTGGAATCATGGATATCTACAGGATGGAAGTGAAAAAGGGTGGATGAATTAGAATTCGAAATCCACGGCGCGACGTTCGGTCACAACCTTCTTCACGAAGGAGACAATTGCCTGGTGTTCAGGATGGTTCTGGTAAAAGTCCAGTGCTTCCTTGGTGCGGAAGGTGGTGTCCAGGGCAATATCGAATTCGATGTCGCCGTTACCCAGTTCAGCCTTGTTGAAGTTCAGGCCGGATTCGATGCTTACGAGACCGGGAATCTTGCCTTCCAGTGCGTGGAATGCATCGACCATCTTCTGGCCGTTCACCTTTGCGGTGTTTCCTTCTGCTTCGGCCTTCAACTTCCAATATACGATATGACGGATCATTTTTTCCTCTTATGGTTTGCAATTTGTCTGTAAAGATCCAACTGACGCTTGAAACAATCGTCCCAGCTGAATTTTTCAGCATAA
Above is a window of Fibrobacter sp. UWR4 DNA encoding:
- a CDS encoding DUF4912 domain-containing protein — translated: MAAKKETEIKEKKVAAVAKGTTKAAVKAKPAVAEKPAKEVKAKAEKVEKAPAKAKAAAKSAPKAAAAKVAEPAEKKPAAKKTAAKTATKAPAKAKSAAKTSTKAAAAKATPKAKEAEVKVSTEETISALAQSFDAEYLVLMQKDPNWMHAFWEVSENRIKQAKKGKKKLVLRLFDIASDLTVQRNKKKQKFRDIEVPADARSWYVENTAGQAVVAVLGSVQGKSFEPIVESSPVAVFDKNAAAPAADDAFAKASLGGNTLGNFMSSGFTSQTAESWLNSLGGNFGSSSESMFSGALSSAALQALGSNAIETAKDSVNYGKDFFLWVKTRLIVYGGTRPDAHLQVRGEDFPLNPDGTFSFEEDLPDVTKVIPVFATDKDGDFPTTIVPIVVKRTE
- a CDS encoding UbiD family decarboxylase; its protein translation is MYNTLEQALLDLEKAGMLKRVHQEVDPNLEMAEIARQVFEANGPALLFEKVKGSPFRAACNIFGSEDRLKFLFRKSMKSTQTAVLFKSNPVEFFKHPNPLKLLTAAKAGICSLPRKSGSIRDFQECSLQDLPQLKSWPMDGGAFVTLPQVATRPSEKASIMTTNVGMYRVQMSGNSYQQGKECGLHYQIKRDIARHHRKAIEEGRPLKVSVFIGGPPSHTVAAVMPMPENLSELVFAGMLGGRRFNYFIHNGYLVSSDADFCILGEVGPELKPEGPFGDHIGYYSDKHNFPYMRIEKVLCKKNAIYPFTVVGRPPQEDTLFGSFIHQVTKPMVPASIPGLHAVHAVDPAGVHPLCLALASERFLPYAKPEDREPMELLKTANALLGFNQASLSKYLLIAAKEDEIETGKKIDVNDVPGFFAHILERIDFKRDLHFQTATTIDTLDYSGSSLNHGSKLVMAAAGIKRRNLRQDVTDLQSLQLPEEFKVGNNTPKVYIPMAGVLVVEGPSFNADERKALMEKLAGAIAQWKFKDNYPLVSLIDSRPVLDDTLKGDNLNDFLWLTFTRSDPAQDIFGFNEQVTNKHWTAEAPLIIDARVKPHHQKALTLPEEIKERARKILREEGILGG
- the thrC gene encoding threonine synthase; translation: MTKFNAHFRNINGDDTYPVTDVIYRSKVDNSLLEVEHDRKALAERSPEEWKKLFAERRMSFEPADQSGIWSKREMVLPDMPVEDIVTMREGWSPLFDAAPIAKELGIKSLKVKLCGNSHTGSFKDLGMTVLVSQVNHIIKKNIHPIDAVACASTGDTSAALSAYCAKAGIPSIVFLPAGKTSVAQLIQPISNGSIVLALDTDFDGCMKIVQEVTKDNRIYLANSMNSLRVEGQKTISPEICQELGWKVPDTVIIPGGNLGNVSALAKGFEDCKAMGLIDRIPRIIVAQAENANPFYQAYERGFDQLVPMQAKKTLASAIQIGNPVSYPKAVRAIQKTNGMVVSVSEEELANAAHRGDRIGLYCCPHTGVALGALEKLCAAGKIDKDEDVVVISTAHGLKFTEFKVGYHEQKLEGIQSKYANPIFKAPAEIGPVMDILKKEMAARKR
- a CDS encoding glycoside hydrolase family 57 protein — protein: MTAPGKILFLLHAHLPYVHHPEHNRFFEENWLFEAIAETYLPLVQAMRRLLEKGVPGVFNLSVSAPLIEMLSDEGLQKKFSEHLRYQMSLIEKEVRQNEGKPQESLSRFYLDRQKTLIDTWEHRINHDLLGEFLALEKAGKLNLLTCVGTHPFLPAYQSDPDSIRMQLDVTVRCFERAFGRKPKGVWLPECGYFNGLDKYLAEFGLTYFFLETHGVLLANPTPKYGVFTPMRTKQGLFCMGREQKSSMEVWSRRTGYPGHPEYREFFKDISQERPRDYLGEYFFSGDTPIDSGFKYYRITGSENKELYRPWNAMRLANDHAHLFVVNREATISELLVKMEGNKACVLCPYDAELFGHWWFEGPLFLESLLERAASSTVLEFAGADEVMTASADSETHEPAFSSWGEGGFGSVWINGETDQYYPQSYRLRAMIQHLKSVKDRMDPSLKSATLMTRYIKQMERELMLFQSSDWAFMIHNHSAEGYAKRRLDDHYHNGHALFAEACKSILKNSDKPSANSILPELEKNNSIFSWL